In Fibrobacter succinogenes, a single window of DNA contains:
- a CDS encoding nitrogenase component 1 → MSEALKTKKKSNSISDPRYSCAVGASNTVVGIKGAVPIANCSPGCQLKQTAFLTFENGFQGSIFAGAGNMPSANSTENDIVFGGIKTLDQLIKSTLKVFDGDLYVVLTGCVGGLIGDDVPSLVNEYRDLGYPIVAVDTAGFKGNNLFGHEEVVNAIVDQFVGDYKGERKKGLVNLWFEVPYYNQNWRGDYQELARILRGAGFEVNVLFGPENNGVKDWLRIPEAQFNLVVSPWVGVRNAEHLEKKYGQPFLHIPEIPIGAEATAEFIRKVVDFAGIDKEQSEKFIEQENGIYYYYLEHFSEFFAEYWYGMPSEFAITADSAYTLAYTKFLADQIGLIPRKAIITDDPPQKFRKTIEDAFHNISEGVDVEVEFEEDGYLIEKAIKEVDFSSGKPLILASSWEINLANDKGALFFEITPPSSETLIINRSFVGYKGALNLLEKIYSASVGGK, encoded by the coding sequence ATGTCAGAAGCACTTAAAACAAAGAAAAAAAGCAATTCTATTTCGGACCCCCGCTATTCTTGTGCAGTCGGTGCGTCCAATACGGTTGTCGGCATCAAGGGTGCAGTTCCTATAGCCAACTGCTCTCCGGGTTGCCAGCTTAAGCAAACCGCATTCCTCACTTTTGAAAACGGCTTCCAGGGCAGCATTTTTGCTGGTGCCGGTAACATGCCGAGCGCAAACTCTACCGAAAACGACATCGTGTTCGGCGGCATCAAGACTTTGGATCAGTTGATTAAGTCAACGCTCAAAGTTTTCGATGGCGACCTCTATGTTGTTCTCACGGGTTGCGTGGGCGGCCTTATTGGTGATGACGTCCCGAGCTTGGTGAATGAATATCGCGATTTGGGCTACCCGATTGTGGCTGTGGATACCGCAGGCTTCAAGGGCAATAACCTTTTCGGTCACGAAGAAGTGGTGAACGCTATTGTCGATCAGTTTGTGGGCGATTACAAGGGCGAACGCAAGAAGGGCCTTGTCAACCTTTGGTTCGAAGTTCCGTATTACAACCAGAACTGGCGCGGAGATTATCAGGAACTTGCCCGTATTCTCCGTGGCGCTGGCTTTGAAGTGAATGTGCTCTTTGGACCTGAAAATAACGGTGTCAAGGACTGGTTGCGCATTCCAGAAGCCCAGTTCAACTTGGTGGTTTCTCCGTGGGTTGGAGTGAGAAACGCTGAACACCTTGAGAAAAAATACGGTCAGCCGTTCCTTCACATTCCTGAAATTCCCATCGGTGCCGAAGCGACTGCTGAATTTATCCGCAAAGTTGTTGATTTTGCCGGAATCGATAAGGAACAGAGCGAAAAGTTCATTGAACAAGAAAATGGTATTTATTACTACTATTTGGAACACTTCTCTGAATTCTTTGCTGAATACTGGTACGGTATGCCGAGTGAATTTGCGATTACCGCTGATTCCGCTTACACACTTGCCTACACCAAGTTCCTTGCCGACCAAATCGGCCTTATTCCGCGCAAGGCGATTATCACGGACGATCCTCCGCAGAAATTCCGCAAGACCATCGAAGATGCTTTCCATAATATCAGCGAAGGCGTCGATGTTGAAGTGGAATTCGAAGAAGATGGCTACTTGATTGAAAAGGCAATCAAGGAAGTGGATTTCTCTTCTGGTAAGCCGTTGATTCTTGCTTCTTCTTGGGAAATCAATCTTGCCAACGATAAGGGCGCTTTGTTCTTCGAAATTACGCCTCCGTCCAGCGAAACTTTGATTATCAATCGTAGTTTCGTCGGTTACAAGGGTGCACTTAATTTGCTTGAAAAAATTTATAGCGCATCCGTTGGCGGAAAATAA